The Glycine soja cultivar W05 chromosome 15, ASM419377v2, whole genome shotgun sequence region TTGAGTTTTTAcaggaattaaaataaaatttcaagatATTTTACGTGCCCAAAAACATACTTTACCCTAATTGTAAGGAATCATTAATGAAATCTGAATCATGTGGAGTTGCCACTAACCAGAAACTGTAAACAAATGCATCGGATACAAGATGATGGCCACTATTGTAGGCACCTCCAGACTCACCAACCCATGCTGTTGCTGAGGTACCTGTACttgcaagtatattttttaggcCACTGAATGTGCTAGCCTCTTTATCAAGATAGGAAGGGTCCAGAATTCTTTCCACCAGGTGCTCATCAACTCCTGAATATTAAGATAAAGTAGCCTTCAAATATAACCAAATTCATTGAAATTGGTAAAACATAATGAATATTTGCCTGCTTGGTGAAGGGTACCTGGTCCAAGGTTATAAATGTGGTGAGTGACCACATCAATAGATTTTCCTGATTTGCTTATAAATATGTTGAACCAGTTTGCATCAAAGAAACCTCCAGGTGCAATTACTAGTGGCTTAGGCTCAGTCTTTTCATATGCATTGTAAACTACGTCGTGTAAAGCAGCAACATCCAAAGCATATTGGTCTGCTGTAATGCTTGTTCCAACTCCACTCCCACTCAATTCATTGCCTGCCAATGACACGTACTCAATATGGTTAGTTAGTATCCATTACACGGTCCTTGTACAAGTAGTATTTCGTTCAATATGCTTTGATATCAAACAGAATAGTTAACTCTAGAGGGAACTTGCTCATTTTATTTCCTTAAACTCAAACATTGAAGAACATACCATCTTTATATCAACATTAATATTTGTGAGCATTTTGATAAAGATAGTGATTTCCAATTTTAGTCTTATTGTGCAGTGGCACATAATACTTTAGCACATAGTTACCAGATACGTGGTATGGGTATCGATACATGGTTCGTCACTTTTCACATTATTATTGTTAgactttctttaaagaaaacttGGTATGCAGTTTGTGGTACAGTGAATTTGATATGCGGTGAGCAGGGTTATTGAAAGAATTCTATAACTATGCTTTGGCATTTGTAAAAAGAGCAGCAAATACTTACCAAGTTCCCATCCATAAATGCTGTAGCCATTTCCAACAGTATATCGAATAAAGGACTCGGCATTGGTGTAGTTCCAAGGTCCTTTTGCAGAACCACTGTGTATTGATTTTCCAGCAAGAGCATTTAATCCAAAGATAATCTTAGCTctgaaataaatagttttaaaatgttattaaaaatataccTTTCAAGTCAACAAGGCGAATCTTGTTAGTTCAAAACACACATACACACCACAGGGAGAATTGAATTTTACCCAGCTTTTTCAAAAAAGTAGTTAAGTTCATCCCATCTATCCATTGGGAGGCACCCTTGAGTGAAACCAAACATCTCAGAAGGGTTCTTAACAAAAGGTGTACAAGGTTGGTGGTTATCTTCAGTGCCATATATTACCTTGTCTTGCAAACTTCCACCTAGTCTAAGTTTCAAAGGTGAAAAGGCTGCAGAACATTCAGAAACACCAATACCTTGATAAGCTTTCAAAACTCAAAGCAATCATATAACCAATTAGAAAGTAATGAAAGAATTTGATTGCTGCCCATCATTATTACAACAACAGAGGtgtaaattatctattacctttCACTGCATTTAAGAAAATCTTGTTGTTGAGGTCCTGAACGAGATGACAATTAAAAGATGTATAAGATTTTGAAGGAGGTGTAAACGAACTTTATtagaacaaataattaaaaaaaaaaaattgaagactaAAAACTCAACCCagatgtgaattttttttatctgtaggAATCGAAGACAATGTCAGGGGTTAACAATAACTCACGCACCCTTCCTCAACCGACTAAGCTAGACCCGTTACCCCTAGATGTGAATTTCAATAAACCTTGCGAAGACAGAGTCAGCAAACATAGATTAATaagaaaagtaataaaaaagggTATATACTATTATCTCACAATGATGTGGTAAGAATCTTATCACCTTGTTCACCACCACAAACAATGAGTGGATAAtgacatgatattttttttaaaaaaaaatagttatttctttttcttcttctggaaTTATTTTGCAGTTAAGGTAAGAGATCCCAGACATGCATTATAGATTCAAACATCatttccaaaatttaaaaaaaaaaaaatcattaaacagTGAAAGACATCAGACCATGAAAACAAAGCAgccaaagcaaaaaagaaaaaacatcttTAGTTTGGGTGTTGGAACAATATGCAGCCATCATAATTCCAAAACTCACCATCCAGATTCATAaactatttgaaaaaaaaggaaagataaaAGAAGCAAAAGTACCAGATTGAGAAGAGAAGCAAGTCCCCAACTGCATCTTCCATAGTCACATTTCTCAGGAGGCCACCAATCCAAAGTTGCACAAAcaaaatcatcatcaatggTTCCAATCACAACCTTGTCATCAATGGCAACAGTCCCTTGCAAAGTTGCATCTCCTCTTACACTCACTATGTTGCCAAAAATGAAGGTGAAGCATGTCAAGTGCAGCCACAAGCAAATACCCAGAAGCCGAATACGAGAACTCATTTCCAGAATCAGCCAAAGTCACGATCTTTATCGAAGTTCAAGCTTCAAAGGGCAATGAGGAAGCCATGGAGTGAAGGTTTCACTGCGGAGTCACGTGCTACACtgacatagaaaatgtaaagaagactgaGAATTTTATTACACTAATTTTCTTTGCTGCAAAGGGTTGTCTTACACAAAAGTTTTGTGCAAAGACAGTTTATGCATTGCAAAGATTTGGTTTCTTATATGAATCGTGGCCGTCTCAAAGTATCGGTTTAAAAAGAAGTGTGTGCAGAATGGCATAAATCTGgttaaagttttttctttttattttttattcttgcttattttttaattttagttttgtaaattagtatttttttttaattttaatttctgtaacttttttgtatttttaattcttttaaactattatttttttaagattttaattttttattaataattgtcATAAATTCATGTTtgcatgaattaaaattaaaaaatataaatgtataggaactaattaacaaaatattttacatcaatCAAAATTACGAAAACATTAATCTACGGATACGAAAATTAGAAAAACttacagaaatttaaaaaaaaaacactaacttATAATAACAAGAAcaaagaatttcacaaatctttttgcataaaattaagTACATGACACGGGAAATTTATTTGGTATGTGACTATGACGTAATGGAAATTTGTCGTATACGTTTCTTCTAATACCTTAATGCTGTACAGGTATAAATATGGTGTAACAGGAGCTAAcaggaaagaaaatataagattaaaaatttaagCCAAGATGAGAAAATAGGcgatgaaaatattaaaatgttaaaaattaaattaaaaaatttctaatttaaacGCTAACGACAACATTTAATTATTACTAAAATGAATTTCtttgatatataaattaaaattaataatacttttaaTAGCAATCAAAGGTACATTATTCATtactactaaataaaaaattatatgtatatatattattaatattaaaataatattgataaattaatacaaataaaattaataaaattattagcatgttaataaataaattaatagtttttaaattaatttgatcttCTTTTAATTCGTgatctataattttaatcttccaattctttttcatgattttggttTCCAAATTTAAccaaattcacaaatttggtttCATTTTTGCTGTTACATACATTGAATAATTAACTTAAAGTTTGAGTAATGATCTGCTAGTGAATTAGTGATAAGAAGAGGTGGAAATTTaccatataatttaaaaaaatcacaaattagaatataaaaaataaaatgaatgcaaagttaaatattgaactaaaattacaattttttaaaaattttgtggACTAAATttgtggaaaaaaataaaaatcaaaattgtaacTTAAcctcaataatataataaatataaataatttataagatggttaattaaaaaaatatgatataaatattgagcatctaattttcatattttagtcactaaaatttatatttatgtcaTATATATTTTCGTAAAAgtacattatatataataatttatagttactaaattattagtttatctattataataataataataatttaccaATAAAT contains the following coding sequences:
- the LOC114388511 gene encoding heparanase-like protein 3, yielding MSSRIRLLGICLWLHLTCFTFIFGNIVSVRGDATLQGTVAIDDKVVIGTIDDDFVCATLDWWPPEKCDYGRCSWGLASLLNLDLNNKIFLNAVKAFSPLKLRLGGSLQDKVIYGTEDNHQPCTPFVKNPSEMFGFTQGCLPMDRWDELNYFFEKAGAKIIFGLNALAGKSIHSGSAKGPWNYTNAESFIRYTVGNGYSIYGWELGNELSGSGVGTSITADQYALDVAALHDVVYNAYEKTEPKPLVIAPGGFFDANWFNIFISKSGKSIDVVTHHIYNLGPGVDEHLVERILDPSYLDKEASTFSGLKNILASTGTSATAWVGESGGAYNSGHHLVSDAFVYSFWYLDQLGMSAAYDTKTYCRQSLIGGNYGLLNTTNFLPNPDYYSALLWHRLMGRHVLSTTFSGTNKIRAYAHCAKQSKGITVLLINLDSNTTVEAEVTFNNNAESLRHRKMSSHSKRMELPLASETAREEYHLTPQDGDIHSQTMVLNGKALSVNSDGDIPPLEPIYVNSSEPIRVAAFSIVFAHLPDAVVSACG